A region of alpha proteobacterium U9-1i DNA encodes the following proteins:
- a CDS encoding bsr4721, giving the protein MQGFRDNSEEQRFELAHAGGVSFCDYRVTPEGVLLTHVETPPALRGRGHAAKLMDAIVTHARENKLKLQPLCSYAVAYLQRRRDVSDVLAG; this is encoded by the coding sequence ATGCAAGGCTTTCGCGATAATTCGGAGGAGCAGCGCTTTGAGCTCGCTCACGCGGGTGGGGTGAGTTTTTGCGATTATCGCGTAACGCCTGAAGGCGTTCTGCTCACGCATGTCGAGACGCCGCCGGCGTTGCGGGGGCGCGGGCATGCAGCGAAGCTGATGGACGCGATTGTGACCCATGCGCGTGAAAACAAGCTGAAACTTCAGCCTTTGTGTTCGTATGCGGTGGCGTACCTGCAGCGTCGACGCGATGTCAGCGACGTCTTGGCGGGTTAG
- a CDS encoding glyoxalase, translating into MAKVLGVGGVFYKAANPPESSDWFKRVLGLEFHDWGGVVFTPEAAAAHPGAGTVFSPFKQSTDYFEPSTREFMINFMVDDLDGVLARCKDHGVEPVKMFPDEANGRFAHILGPDGMKIELWQPKPMPEA; encoded by the coding sequence ATGGCCAAGGTGTTGGGCGTGGGCGGCGTGTTTTACAAAGCGGCGAATCCTCCAGAATCGTCCGATTGGTTCAAGCGCGTGCTGGGGTTGGAGTTTCATGATTGGGGCGGCGTCGTGTTCACGCCTGAGGCCGCCGCAGCGCATCCGGGCGCGGGCACGGTGTTCAGCCCGTTCAAGCAGAGCACGGATTATTTCGAACCATCGACACGCGAATTCATGATCAATTTCATGGTCGACGACCTCGATGGCGTCCTGGCGCGCTGCAAGGACCACGGCGTCGAGCCAGTGAAGATGTTTCCCGATGAGGCGAACGGACGTTTCGCGCATATTCTCGGGCCGGACGGCATGAAGATCGAATTGTGGCAGCCCAAGCCGATGCCGGAGGCGTGA
- a CDS encoding hypothetical protein (involved in catabolism of external DNA), with protein MNYRHAFHAGNHADVLKHLALVYCLAHLKRKQSPFAVLDTHAGIGLYDLDSSEAERSPEWRHGIARLHHWPDAPTPVRAYLDAVAAFNPDGGARFYPGSPALIAHALRDDDLLIACELHGEDSETLRARFARQTNVRVHARDGWEALTALLPPPRTRGLVLIDPPYEEPDELERAARALGPALKRFGHGVFVWWRPLKSESALQRADSEVQAQGEREILRADLWVDTPRPDGKLTGSSLLVINPPYGLDAALREALPLLAARMAMGKAAWRVV; from the coding sequence GTGAACTACCGCCACGCCTTCCACGCCGGCAATCATGCTGACGTCTTAAAGCATCTCGCTTTGGTCTATTGCCTTGCGCACCTGAAGCGCAAGCAATCCCCATTCGCCGTGCTCGATACCCATGCCGGCATCGGCCTTTACGATCTCGACAGCAGCGAGGCCGAGCGCAGCCCGGAATGGCGCCATGGCATTGCCCGTCTGCACCATTGGCCCGACGCGCCCACGCCGGTGCGCGCCTATCTCGACGCCGTGGCCGCTTTCAATCCCGATGGCGGCGCGCGCTTCTATCCAGGCTCTCCGGCGCTGATCGCGCACGCTCTCCGCGACGATGATCTCTTGATCGCGTGTGAACTGCATGGCGAAGACTCCGAAACCCTACGCGCACGCTTCGCGCGCCAAACCAATGTCCGCGTACATGCCCGCGACGGCTGGGAAGCGCTCACCGCTTTGCTGCCGCCGCCGCGCACGCGCGGCCTGGTGCTGATCGATCCGCCCTACGAAGAGCCCGATGAACTCGAACGCGCCGCACGCGCCCTCGGCCCGGCGCTCAAGCGCTTTGGCCACGGCGTTTTTGTTTGGTGGCGGCCACTCAAGAGCGAAAGCGCACTTCAACGCGCCGATTCCGAAGTTCAGGCGCAAGGCGAACGCGAAATCCTGCGCGCCGATCTCTGGGTCGATACGCCAAGGCCGGACGGCAAACTCACCGGCTCAAGCCTCTTGGTCATCAACCCGCCGTATGGCCTCGACGCGGCATTGCGCGAAGCGTTGCCGCTGCTCGCGGCACGCATGGCGATGGGCAAAGCAGCCTGGCGGGTTGTCTAG
- a CDS encoding sensor histidine kinase: protein MAENTGLRAALALAEGTSIQRELVSQELKHRIGNLITVVQAMARKTFRDADIARVDDFTARLSALAAAQTILIDAESKPAMLSDVVRLALAAHNDDRIIVAGPEIILNGRQAHALTLALHELATNAVKYGALSNEGGAVEIVWSKANDKLDFLWRERSGPLVSKPTRTGFGTSLVTLNLTTAFDGVVDLSFEPSGVECRLRAPVAGP, encoded by the coding sequence GTGGCCGAGAACACTGGCCTACGGGCCGCGCTGGCGTTAGCCGAGGGAACCAGCATTCAGCGCGAATTGGTCTCCCAGGAACTCAAACACCGCATTGGCAATCTGATCACCGTCGTTCAAGCGATGGCGCGCAAGACCTTTCGAGACGCCGATATCGCGCGCGTCGACGACTTCACCGCCCGGTTAAGCGCGCTCGCCGCCGCGCAAACAATACTGATCGACGCCGAGAGCAAGCCCGCCATGCTTTCAGATGTCGTACGGCTGGCGCTCGCGGCGCATAACGACGACCGCATCATTGTCGCCGGTCCAGAAATCATCTTGAACGGACGACAGGCTCACGCATTGACCTTGGCGTTGCACGAGCTCGCCACCAACGCGGTGAAGTACGGCGCCTTGTCCAATGAGGGCGGCGCCGTCGAAATTGTATGGAGCAAAGCAAACGACAAGCTGGATTTCCTGTGGCGCGAGCGCAGCGGCCCGCTGGTCTCCAAACCAACACGGACCGGCTTTGGCACGTCGCTGGTCACGCTCAATCTCACGACCGCCTTTGATGGCGTGGTCGATCTCAGCTTTGAACCAAGCGGCGTTGAGTGCCGCCTCCGCGCGCCCGTCGCTGGCCCTTGA
- a CDS encoding putative preQ0 transporter — translation MLAEPNAAGQKARMSPIQFIEQIQAAAIAGVTLNAIIVAIVCGVIFAAGKRFTALYVGLMPVINWAFAGIPTIPLPGWIGGGDWHPFTIVTGLVLVVRDFAQREIRHWIFAAMVAGLALSTLTSWVQIVVASGVAFMISETADWAVYTFTKRPLSQRIMISSLVSAPVDQVLFLSLASLAVPGIFAWGSVITGIISKLAGAYVVSRLVAARERKAAQSG, via the coding sequence ATGCTGGCGGAACCAAACGCGGCCGGGCAAAAGGCGCGGATGAGCCCCATCCAATTCATCGAGCAGATCCAGGCTGCCGCCATTGCCGGCGTGACGCTCAACGCGATCATCGTCGCCATCGTGTGCGGCGTGATCTTTGCCGCCGGCAAGCGCTTCACCGCGCTCTACGTCGGGCTGATGCCGGTGATCAATTGGGCCTTCGCCGGCATCCCGACGATCCCGCTGCCGGGCTGGATCGGCGGCGGCGATTGGCACCCGTTCACGATCGTCACCGGCCTGGTGCTGGTGGTGCGGGATTTCGCGCAGCGCGAAATTCGCCATTGGATATTCGCCGCCATGGTCGCCGGCCTCGCACTCTCGACCTTGACGTCCTGGGTGCAGATCGTAGTCGCCTCCGGCGTCGCCTTCATGATCAGCGAAACCGCCGATTGGGCCGTCTACACCTTCACCAAACGCCCGCTATCGCAGCGCATCATGATCTCGAGCCTGGTCAGCGCGCCCGTTGACCAAGTGTTGTTTCTATCGCTCGCCTCGCTCGCCGTGCCGGGCATCTTCGCCTGGGGCTCGGTGATCACCGGCATCATCTCGAAGCTCGCGGGCGCCTACGTGGTGTCCCGTTTGGTTGCAGCGCGGGAGCGTAAAGCCGCGCAAAGTGGGTGA
- a CDS encoding glycine-rich RNA-binding protein GRP1A yields MEMSFDDDFSDDDTNDRKKDKRKRGGGDEPTPPEFGGGDTFGGGGGYGGGGGGGYRGEGRGDRGGFGGGGPGGGGGGYRGGGGGGGYGGGGGYRGGGGGDRGGGGGGGYRGGGGGGGYGGGGGGGYRGGGGGGGYGGGGGGGGFRGPPREGGGFGGGDRPPRQPLGDPQDGTVKFFNGARGFGFITPDGGGADVFVHVSAVERAGLTQLTEGQRVNFQTLPDSKGKGPKAVNLKVSD; encoded by the coding sequence ATGGAAATGAGCTTCGACGACGATTTCAGCGACGACGACACCAACGACCGGAAGAAAGACAAGCGCAAGCGCGGCGGCGGCGATGAGCCGACCCCGCCTGAGTTTGGCGGCGGCGACACCTTCGGTGGCGGCGGTGGCTATGGTGGCGGCGGCGGTGGCGGTTATCGCGGTGAAGGCCGTGGCGATCGCGGCGGCTTCGGCGGCGGCGGCCCGGGCGGCGGCGGCGGCGGATATCGCGGCGGCGGCGGCGGTGGTGGCTACGGCGGCGGCGGCGGATATCGCGGCGGCGGCGGCGGTGATCGTGGCGGTGGCGGTGGCGGCGGCTATCGTGGCGGCGGTGGCGGCGGCGGTTACGGCGGCGGCGGTGGCGGCGGTTATCGCGGCGGCGGCGGTGGCGGCGGCTACGGTGGTGGTGGTGGCGGCGGCGGTTTCCGCGGCCCCCCGCGTGAAGGCGGCGGCTTTGGCGGCGGCGATCGTCCCCCGCGTCAGCCTCTCGGCGATCCGCAGGACGGCACCGTGAAGTTCTTCAACGGCGCCCGTGGCTTCGGCTTCATCACGCCGGACGGCGGCGGCGCGGACGTGTTCGTCCACGTGAGCGCGGTCGAGCGTGCGGGCCTAACCCAGCTCACCGAAGGCCAACGCGTCAACTTCCAGACCTTGCCGGACTCCAAGGGCAAAGGCCCGAAGGCCGTCAATCTGAAGGTCAGCGACTAA